The Hevea brasiliensis isolate MT/VB/25A 57/8 chromosome 9, ASM3005281v1, whole genome shotgun sequence nucleotide sequence ATCCTCCAACATAGTAGATCGTTTCACAATATCAGCAATAGCAACTGCACCTTCATCACCTGTCATGTTATTGTGAAAATGAAGGACCTTGAGCTTCCCAGTGGAAGGGATTAACTCACAAACTGCACAAGCAGCTTCCTCTGAGATACCATCATTTATCAGATAAAGCTCCTCCAGATTATTTTGCGATTTGAGGAGTGCCTCAAAAGCCCTTACACCCTTTTCACCCAAGGCATTGTTTGAAAGGTTCAGATACCTCAAGTTAGAACCCTCGAGGGCCGAAGAAAATATATTCATGACTTCAAGAGCTTCTGACTCTGGCCTTCCTGCAACAAAGTCAGATAAGTCTACTTCGGCCAATTGACCCTTTATTGATGACAAGATTGACTCTGCAACACCAGCAGCATCCAAGCCAAAACTTCTATTGCTGAAACAGATCTTAGTATATGTGTTTCCTGGCTCCTTAAGTGGTTTTAATAGGTCCTCAGCCTCATCTGCACTGATAAATGCCCGTTGACCACCAGATATATCAAATACATCTGCATGCACAGCAGCAGATTTCTCAGCTGCTACTGCCTCTCCATCCTCCTTCATTCTAGGGCCCCTTTTAAGAACTTCCAGCATGAGCTTACTGGATTCTTTGGCATAAACCTGCACTGCTGAACTTCCATCACCATCTGGCTCTTTCTGATAGTGTTGGTCAGCAACAGCAAATGCTGACTCCTCAATTTCCTTGGCATCCTCCTGAGCCTCTTCTTTGCTCAATAGGCCATACTTTCTGGATATAATAGACGGAGTGATAAGATTCTTCGTCATTCGCTCTACAAGCATTAGCCTAGTACTCTGACTAGGAGGCCACAATTTGACAGAAAGTGTTCGGTGTGGGAAAGTTTGCTTTGTAGGATCCATGTCAAGCTAACCTGAAAAAATTGCTATAGCAGCATTACAAATGCATAACAAAATCTAGAAACAAGAAAGCACACACACATTGatggaaaaggaagaagaaatctCCAAATAACAAAACCATTCAACTGATTCGGTTAAAGATGCCTTTACTATTATCTTCTACATGTATGTCCGCCATCAAAAAGTTATAACATTTTAAGCAATCAAGTCTCGATTTGAACATGTAACTCGTGCATAAAATACCATAATTTCAAAACTTTCCCCCAAACCTAGGAGAGAAATTTTGGTGAGTCTGAGTGGAACTTCATTAAACATTCCCATGGTCTTTTTCTCCTTTCCCTCCTTGATTATAAATCAGTAAAATGGCTaag carries:
- the LOC110645142 gene encoding RAN GTPase-activating protein 1 — translated: MDPTKQTFPHRTLSVKLWPPSQSTRLMLVERMTKNLITPSIISRKYGLLSKEEAQEDAKEIEESAFAVADQHYQKEPDGDGSSAVQVYAKESSKLMLEVLKRGPRMKEDGEAVAAEKSAAVHADVFDISGGQRAFISADEAEDLLKPLKEPGNTYTKICFSNRSFGLDAAGVAESILSSIKGQLAEVDLSDFVAGRPESEALEVMNIFSSALEGSNLRYLNLSNNALGEKGVRAFEALLKSQNNLEELYLINDGISEEAACAVCELIPSTGKLKVLHFHNNMTGDEGAVAIADIVKRSTMLEDFRCSSTRIGLDGGVVLAEALGTCSHLRKLDLNDNMFGVEAGVALSRSIVSFADLTEIYLSYLNLEDKGTEALANALKESAPSLEVLEMAGNDITANGASSLASCIAAKQFLRKLNLSENELKDEGAILIAKAIESGHGKLNEVDLSTNSIRSAGARLLGQVVVLRPGFKLLNINGNFISDEGIDEVKDIFKNLPGVLGPLDENDPEGEDVDEEAKEEDADNEDELESKLKGLEIKHDE